The following are encoded in a window of Flavobacterium psychrotrophum genomic DNA:
- a CDS encoding TetR/AcrR family transcriptional regulator: protein METGDITQIKKLLLETAELLFSDSGYSGTSIRDIAKRAAVNVALVNYHFGSKENLYLTIFKRRFAAYETALATMDSREGAGKKLDAFLDIYGNFIDSHRNFHRLLSREITLLHHSSIKEVITAGTRKNYELVKKIIQDGIASGTFKNVNVDLVTLNIIAFVPRIFSGSPFITDIFEWQHSGLQDKEVVSIQLKEYFHSILSN from the coding sequence ATGGAAACAGGGGATATTACACAGATAAAAAAACTATTGTTGGAAACTGCTGAGCTGTTATTTTCAGACAGCGGTTACAGCGGTACGTCCATCAGGGATATTGCAAAACGGGCTGCTGTTAATGTCGCTTTGGTCAACTATCACTTTGGCTCAAAAGAGAACCTGTACCTCACAATTTTTAAGCGGAGGTTTGCGGCCTATGAAACGGCGCTAGCTACTATGGACAGCAGGGAAGGGGCTGGTAAAAAGCTCGACGCCTTTCTTGACATCTATGGTAATTTTATTGACAGCCACCGCAATTTCCATCGCCTGCTAAGCAGGGAAATTACCCTCCTGCACCATTCCTCTATCAAAGAGGTCATTACCGCGGGTACCCGGAAAAACTATGAATTGGTAAAAAAAATTATACAGGATGGGATAGCGAGCGGCACATTTAAAAATGTAAATGTAGACCTGGTTACCTTAAACATCATTGCTTTCGTACCGCGCATTTTTTCGGGAAGCCCATTCATTACCGATATTTTCGAGTGGCAGCATTCAGGCCTTCAGGATAAAGAAGTTGTCAGCATTCAGTTAAAAGAATATTTTCATTCTATCTTAAGTAACTGA